A DNA window from Ficedula albicollis isolate OC2 chromosome 1, FicAlb1.5, whole genome shotgun sequence contains the following coding sequences:
- the PSMG1 gene encoding proteasome assembly chaperone 1, producing the protein MATFFGEVVVAPSRAGLDEEEEAREETPEDREIRREIEKKREIDVLWSWRSGGCAEEPLVCSRFIVAIGRNAAAFLSSFILDSVCWEVVGVVKLWNEWCRTSSTTNVLPTDSFCLFYRLISDPTVLLCQCSCYVAEDQQFQWLEKVFGSMQKKGLQVTILSTCPVADYKTQESTLTLVSPFLRALKTKEFQEQVCCPLLEQPNIVRDLPAAVLSYCQVWQIPAVLYQCYTDVIKLDTVTIEAFKPLLSSKVLKTLAKDASESTKILKKFLTTSETHNNIYI; encoded by the exons ATGGCGACCTTCTTCGGTGAGGTGGTGGTGGCGCCGTCCCGGGCCGGCCtggacgaggaggaggaggcgcgGGAGGAGACGCCTGAGGACCGGGAGATCCGCCGGGAGATCGAGAAGAAAAG GGAGATCGATGTCCTGTGGAGCTGGCGCTCGGGCGGCTGTGCCGAGGAGCCCTTGGTGTGCTCCAGGTTCATCGTGGCCATTGGAAGGAACGCTGCGG CTTTCCTGTCATCTTTTATCCTGGATTCTGTGTGCTGGGAAGTGGTTGGAGTAGTGAAGCTGTGGAATGAGTGGTGCAGAACATCCAGCACCACAAATGTCCTCCCCACAGACTCTTTCTGTTTGTTCTACAGACTGATATCAGATCCCACA gttttattGTGCCAATGTAGTTGCTACGTGGCTGAGGATCAACAGTTCCAGTGGCTTGAGAAG gTTTTTGGCTCCATGCAGAAGAAAGGCTTGCAAGTAACCATCCTTTCCACATGTCCTGTAGCTGATTATAAAACTCAGGAATCCACTCTGACACTTGTATCCCCATTCCTGAGAGCCTTGAAGACCAAAGAATTCCAGGAGCAGGTGTGCTGcccactgctggagcagcccaacATTGTGAGGgaccttcctgctgctg ttctgAGTTACTGCCAGGTGTGGCagatccctgcagtgctgtaTCAGTGCTACACTGATGTCATCAAGCTGGACACAGTTACCATTGAAGCCTTCAAGCCTCTGCTTTCTTCTAAAGTCCTGAAGACTTTAGCCAAG gaTGCCTCTGAAAGCACCAAGATTTTGAAGAAGTTCCTGACAACCAGTGAAACTCACAACAATATCTACATCTGA